One segment of Akkermansiaceae bacterium DNA contains the following:
- a CDS encoding 1-deoxy-D-xylulose-5-phosphate reductoisomerase has protein sequence MKKRKVVLLGSTGSIGTSALKVAADIPERMEIVALAANSSVESLARQARATGVKHVAIHDVSKESELRAALPDDVKIHLGAEGLLEVSTLAEADMVLVAIVGTAGLQPALAAIEAGKDLAVASKEILVMAGELVMTAAADKGVHVLPVDSEHNAIYQCLHGHLGGEKEVSRLILTASGGPFRQTPAEELVNVTVEQALNHPTWDMGRKITIDSSTLFNKGLEMIEARWLFGIEMGRIDVIVHPQSIVHSMVEYVDGSVLAQMSSTDMCFPIQYAVTWPDRVAGGLKPLDFAELARLDFEAPRYDDFPALDLARWAGETGGTLPAVYNAANEVAVDAFCDGRIGYTDIWKTVQRVMDQHVVSPADSLEVLVKADEAARQDAQAICGAAAE, from the coding sequence ATGAAAAAACGTAAGGTTGTCTTGTTAGGTTCGACGGGTTCCATTGGAACGAGTGCGCTCAAAGTAGCCGCCGATATCCCCGAGCGCATGGAAATTGTCGCACTCGCGGCGAACTCGAGTGTTGAATCCCTGGCCCGCCAGGCACGTGCCACGGGGGTCAAACACGTAGCCATCCATGATGTTTCAAAGGAGTCCGAACTACGTGCCGCCTTGCCTGACGATGTGAAAATCCACCTGGGTGCAGAGGGCTTGCTGGAGGTATCCACCTTGGCGGAAGCGGATATGGTCCTGGTGGCCATCGTCGGTACAGCCGGTCTGCAACCCGCCTTGGCTGCGATTGAGGCAGGTAAGGACTTGGCGGTGGCCAGCAAGGAAATCCTGGTCATGGCCGGTGAGCTTGTGATGACGGCGGCAGCGGATAAGGGGGTGCATGTGCTCCCGGTCGACAGCGAACACAACGCCATCTACCAGTGCCTCCATGGGCACCTGGGGGGTGAAAAAGAAGTATCCCGGCTCATTCTAACAGCTTCGGGTGGTCCGTTCCGCCAGACCCCTGCGGAGGAATTGGTAAACGTGACCGTCGAGCAGGCGTTGAACCACCCGACCTGGGACATGGGGAGAAAGATCACCATCGATTCCTCCACCTTGTTTAACAAGGGTCTGGAAATGATCGAGGCGCGCTGGTTGTTTGGGATTGAAATGGGGCGCATCGATGTGATTGTCCACCCGCAGAGTATTGTGCACTCGATGGTGGAGTATGTGGATGGCAGTGTGCTGGCTCAAATGAGCAGCACGGATATGTGTTTCCCCATTCAATATGCGGTAACGTGGCCGGATCGCGTTGCGGGTGGGCTGAAACCACTTGATTTTGCCGAACTGGCACGCCTTGATTTTGAAGCACCTCGCTATGATGATTTTCCGGCGCTCGACCTTGCCCGTTGGGCCGGGGAAACGGGCGGGACTCTGCCCGCTGTTTACAATGCGGCTAATGAAGTGGCTGTGGACGCTTTTTGCGATGGCCGGATTGGTTACACCGACATCTGGAAGACCGTACAGCGCGTCATGGACCAGCATGTTGTCTCACCCGCTGATTCCCTTGAGGTCCTGGTCAAGGCTGATGAGGCGGCACGTCAGGATGCACAGGCTATCTGCGGCGCAGCAGCAGAGTGA
- a CDS encoding CDP-archaeol synthase: MSHQEPQKKTKAQVFGARLFSTLLLWAIVTGVFLSGSAWAFITLMMLMALFGTWEYFQMTQRGGMPSQPKWGMVVSLVYLLVIGWKLGTGGNAALDALLELDVAFVLLVVMGGFVCQLRRAVDGKNTVTEVAVTTLGFIYVAVMFSFLPRLLFVPDGAGAVPGAWLVIWLTAVTKFADMGAYITGSLIGKHKMIPHISPGKTWQGFFGGLAFSQLAGCGLFALLPEQLSILGGWGWVIGLSLLLSLLAIVGDLAESVLKRSIGVKDSGNTLPGIGGALDLIDSLCFTAPVLYFVLRWIPHCAC; this comes from the coding sequence ATGAGTCATCAGGAACCGCAGAAAAAAACCAAAGCCCAGGTATTCGGGGCCAGATTGTTCAGCACCTTGCTTCTCTGGGCGATTGTGACCGGGGTGTTCCTCAGTGGCAGCGCCTGGGCATTTATCACCCTGATGATGTTGATGGCGCTGTTTGGCACCTGGGAGTATTTCCAGATGACGCAAAGAGGCGGCATGCCATCGCAGCCGAAGTGGGGAATGGTGGTTAGCCTGGTATACCTGCTGGTGATCGGCTGGAAATTGGGCACAGGCGGTAATGCCGCCCTCGATGCGCTGCTGGAGCTTGATGTCGCATTTGTCCTGCTGGTGGTCATGGGTGGTTTTGTTTGCCAGCTTAGGCGAGCCGTCGATGGTAAGAATACCGTGACGGAAGTGGCGGTTACGACCCTGGGTTTCATTTATGTCGCGGTCATGTTCAGTTTTCTGCCGCGGCTTCTGTTTGTGCCGGATGGTGCCGGTGCCGTTCCTGGTGCATGGTTGGTGATTTGGCTGACTGCGGTGACCAAGTTCGCCGATATGGGGGCATACATCACCGGCTCTCTGATCGGCAAACACAAGATGATCCCGCACATCAGCCCCGGTAAAACCTGGCAGGGGTTTTTTGGTGGACTGGCATTCTCCCAGCTTGCTGGCTGCGGTTTGTTTGCCTTGTTGCCCGAACAGCTATCCATACTCGGTGGCTGGGGCTGGGTCATCGGGCTGAGTCTTTTGCTTTCATTGTTAGCCATTGTCGGGGATCTTGCCGAGTCTGTGCTCAAACGCAGTATCGGGGTCAAGGACTCCGGTAACACCCTGCCCGGCATCGGTGGTGCCCTCGACCTGATTGACAGTCTTTGTTTTACCGCTCCCGTCCTCTACTTTGTCCTTCGATGGATACCACATTGTGCCTGCTGA